The Bacteroidota bacterium DNA segment GTCAAGCAGACCTACCGGAACCGCTGTTATATTTGCGGTGCCAATGGCAGATTAATGCTCAGCATTCCTGTCATTAAAAATACGGGGAACCATACCCTGTTGAAAGATATAGTCATTTCTTACCGGCTGCCATGGCAACAAATCCATTGGAGGGCTATTACTTCAGCCTATAGTTCTTCACCCTATTTCCTGTACTATAAGGATGAACTGCAGCCTTTTTATGAAAATCAGATTAAGTTCCTTCTCGATTTTAATTTGAAACTTTTTGATATCATTCTGTCTTATCTGGGGATTCCCGAAAAATACTCTCTGACTGAAAGGTACATCCATGATCCCCTAGCTGCGATGGATCAACGTACGCGCTTGAATCCCAGACATAAACCAACTCTGGAATTTCCACCTTATACCCAGGTGTTCCATTATAAGGCCGGTTTCATCCCGAACCTGAGTATCATTGATTTGCTTTTCAACATGGGGCCGGACTCCAAAAAGTATCTGTGTCAGCTTTTGAAATAAAAAAACACTGTTAAAAACATCGTATATTTATCCCCATGAAAGAATTTATATGGCAAAAGGTATCTGTCATTTGACATTAATCCCTGTGAGAAGTGAGCCATCAGACCGCTCGGAGATGGTCACCCAGATGCTGTTTGGCGAACTGGATGATATTATCGAAGAGCAAAAAGACTGGGTCAGAGTGATAACAGATTATGATGGTTATGATGGATGGATTGACAGGAAACAGATTTTGGAACTCAGCGATGAAACGTATGGAGACCTGAAAAACTCCTTACACTATCTGACTCTTGACCTCATGCATCCGATCAGTGTGGCATGTAAAAAGGGCACCATCCCATTGGTTATCGGAA contains these protein-coding regions:
- a CDS encoding WbqC family protein, producing MNHSKVILPVAYLPPVEYFTWLMSADEVVLEIQENYVKQTYRNRCYICGANGRLMLSIPVIKNTGNHTLLKDIVISYRLPWQQIHWRAITSAYSSSPYFLYYKDELQPFYENQIKFLLDFNLKLFDIILSYLGIPEKYSLTERYIHDPLAAMDQRTRLNPRHKPTLEFPPYTQVFHYKAGFIPNLSIIDLLFNMGPDSKKYLCQLLK